A genomic window from Vagococcus sp. CY52-2 includes:
- a CDS encoding beta-glucoside-specific PTS transporter subunit IIABC, producing the protein MAKLSNRELATQVLELVGGKENVSSVVHCATRLRFKLNDESIAKTEEIKKIPDVIQVVQSGGQYQVVVGSRVSDVFNELLDVSGLGEPTEEEKKDSNIFNKFVDIISGVFTPFLGALAGTGVLKGLLSILLLTGVLTDKSGTYQILYAASDGLMQFLPFAVAFTAAKKFKTDPFIALSIAGALLYPSITQMAGEQVSLSFMGIPVIISPTGYMQTVIPIILFVWLQKYIEKFMKKIIPEFLKIIFVPMFTIMVMVPLTFVAIGPLGTIIGTGLGTAYTAVFNFSPILAGAVMGGLWQVFVMFGMHWGLIPIALNNLTQYGFDTLKPMLLGAVLAQAGAAFAVFLRTKNEKRKALALSGTLTAIFGITEPTVYGVTLPLKKPFIAACIGGAVGGAVIGGAGVKLFASGLVSILSIPGFVSTIEGVESNVMMGIIGGIVSIVVAFVMTLVIGFDKEVESTDEESNNVSSGTSSQSGSREELVSPVTGEVVPLSEVKDEVFSSGALGKGIAINPTIGELYAPATGEITTVFPTGHAIGMITNDGSEILIHIGMDTVELDGKGFDIKAKQGDKVNQGDLLGYFDIDYIKEAGKPVVTPIVVTNSDQFLDVLTLDQKDIVSGEELLVVIK; encoded by the coding sequence ATGGCAAAGCTTTCTAATAGAGAGTTAGCGACACAAGTTTTAGAATTAGTTGGAGGAAAGGAAAATGTGAGTAGTGTTGTTCATTGTGCAACACGCCTACGATTTAAATTAAATGATGAATCGATTGCTAAGACTGAAGAGATAAAAAAAATACCAGATGTTATCCAAGTCGTTCAAAGTGGAGGTCAATATCAAGTTGTAGTAGGAAGTAGAGTATCAGATGTCTTTAATGAATTACTAGATGTATCTGGGCTTGGAGAGCCAACAGAAGAAGAGAAAAAAGATAGTAACATTTTTAATAAATTTGTTGATATTATATCAGGTGTTTTTACACCATTTTTAGGAGCACTGGCAGGAACTGGAGTATTAAAAGGGCTATTATCTATTTTATTATTGACAGGTGTTTTAACAGACAAGTCAGGAACTTATCAAATTCTTTATGCAGCATCAGATGGGTTAATGCAGTTTTTACCATTTGCAGTGGCCTTTACTGCTGCTAAAAAATTTAAAACAGATCCTTTTATTGCCTTATCAATAGCAGGAGCTCTATTATACCCATCTATCACACAAATGGCAGGAGAACAAGTATCATTGTCATTTATGGGGATACCTGTCATCATTAGTCCAACAGGTTATATGCAAACAGTGATCCCAATCATATTGTTTGTTTGGTTACAAAAATATATTGAGAAATTTATGAAAAAAATTATTCCTGAATTTTTAAAAATTATTTTTGTCCCAATGTTTACTATTATGGTTATGGTACCGTTAACTTTTGTTGCAATAGGGCCTTTAGGTACAATTATTGGAACGGGATTAGGAACAGCTTATACAGCAGTCTTTAATTTTAGTCCTATATTAGCAGGTGCAGTTATGGGTGGCTTATGGCAAGTGTTTGTAATGTTTGGGATGCATTGGGGTCTTATCCCAATAGCATTGAATAACTTAACACAATATGGTTTTGATACTTTAAAACCAATGTTATTGGGAGCTGTTTTAGCTCAGGCAGGAGCTGCTTTTGCGGTATTTTTGAGAACAAAGAATGAAAAACGAAAAGCATTGGCACTCTCAGGAACGTTGACTGCTATTTTTGGTATTACTGAACCGACTGTTTATGGTGTGACTTTACCTCTAAAAAAACCATTTATCGCTGCTTGTATCGGTGGAGCGGTTGGTGGAGCAGTTATCGGCGGAGCTGGTGTTAAACTATTTGCTAGTGGTCTAGTGAGTATATTATCAATACCTGGCTTTGTGAGTACGATTGAGGGTGTTGAATCAAACGTTATGATGGGAATTATTGGAGGTATTGTATCGATTGTTGTGGCATTTGTTATGACATTGGTTATTGGTTTTGATAAAGAAGTAGAATCAACTGATGAGGAATCAAATAATGTATCATCTGGTACATCAAGTCAATCAGGATCACGAGAAGAGTTAGTTTCTCCTGTAACAGGTGAGGTTGTTCCATTATCTGAAGTCAAAGACGAAGTATTTTCTTCTGGTGCGTTAGGAAAAGGTATCGCTATTAATCCAACTATCGGTGAGTTATATGCACCAGCAACAGGAGAAATTACCACTGTATTTCCAACAGGGCATGCAATAGGTATGATAACAAATGATGGTTCTGAGATACTGATCCATATTGGTATGGATACTGTTGAGTTAGACGGAAAAGGATTTGATATTAAAGCTAAGCAAGGGGATAAAGTAAATCAAGGTGATTTATTAGGATACTTCGATATTGATTATATTAAAGAAGCAGGAAAGCCTGTTGTCACGCCAATAGTAGTTACAAACTCAGATCAGTTTTTAGATGTCCTTACATTAGATCAAAAAGATATTGTATCAGGAGAAGAATTATTAGTTGTAATCAAATAA
- the licT gene encoding BglG family transcription antiterminator LicT, giving the protein MIIKKILNNNVVISDNKESQEVVVMGKGIAFNKKVGDKISLIAIDKMFVNHSGSERQEMEKLVEKIPPDIIEVSKEIMLLAEKEIGYNYSEKSYLSLTDHLFYAIERAREKISLPNPLLFDIKKFYPKEFKVALKAVEIVKDKLNADMTEEEAGVIALHLANSVTDYQDMATTMKNTEIVKNILNIVRRYVGYEFDEHSTNYQRMVTHIQFFVQRIINNELSEETDDFLYELVQSKYPKAFQCSLRVKDYLLTKYDVPINQSEIIYLTIHINKVMDDNKG; this is encoded by the coding sequence ATGATTATAAAAAAAATTTTAAATAATAATGTGGTAATTTCTGATAATAAAGAATCTCAAGAAGTTGTTGTGATGGGCAAAGGTATTGCGTTTAATAAAAAAGTTGGAGATAAAATATCTTTAATTGCTATTGATAAGATGTTTGTTAATCATTCCGGAAGCGAAAGACAAGAGATGGAAAAATTGGTCGAAAAAATACCACCTGATATCATCGAAGTATCTAAAGAGATTATGTTATTAGCAGAAAAAGAGATTGGTTATAATTACTCTGAGAAATCTTATTTAAGTTTGACGGATCATTTGTTTTATGCTATAGAACGGGCTCGCGAGAAGATTTCACTTCCTAATCCATTATTATTTGATATAAAAAAATTTTATCCCAAAGAATTTAAAGTTGCTTTAAAAGCGGTTGAAATTGTGAAGGATAAGCTAAATGCGGACATGACAGAAGAAGAGGCAGGTGTGATTGCACTACATTTAGCTAATAGTGTGACAGATTATCAAGATATGGCAACAACAATGAAAAACACAGAGATTGTCAAAAATATATTAAATATTGTTAGACGATATGTTGGATACGAGTTTGATGAACACTCAACAAACTATCAAAGAATGGTGACTCATATTCAATTTTTTGTTCAACGAATAATAAATAATGAATTAAGTGAGGAAACAGATGATTTTTTGTATGAATTAGTTCAATCAAAATACCCAAAAGCCTTTCAATGTAGTTTAAGGGTGAAAGACTATCTTTTAACTAAGTATGATGTTCCCATTAATCAATCAGAAATAATCTATTTAACGATTCATATCAATAAGGTAATGGATGATAATAAAGGATAA
- a CDS encoding aromatic acid exporter family protein translates to MVIGKYRIGLRTLKTSIAVMCCIIFFHLTHRGSPMVATLAAVFALREDMSTTMSFGKSRILGNTIGGIAGILYYICLLKLPNQSIGEIFLVPFFVLVTITVSTRLKNQKGIIGGVATLLFLCFSIPKTSSFTYAIDRVIDTFIGTLFAILWNYLIKSPLEDKEETLEEKKETLAKKKQDINILEQEIQALEKNIPPDNSLD, encoded by the coding sequence ATGGTTATTGGAAAATATCGAATTGGCTTGCGAACACTTAAAACCTCAATTGCTGTTATGTGTTGCATTATTTTTTTTCACTTAACACATCGTGGTTCCCCAATGGTAGCCACACTAGCTGCTGTTTTTGCTTTACGTGAAGATATGTCAACCACCATGAGTTTTGGAAAATCAAGAATACTTGGCAACACCATTGGCGGAATTGCTGGAATTTTATACTATATTTGTTTACTAAAACTCCCTAATCAATCCATTGGAGAAATCTTCCTTGTGCCATTTTTTGTTTTAGTCACCATTACTGTCTCGACTCGTTTAAAAAATCAAAAAGGAATTATTGGTGGTGTCGCGACATTATTGTTCTTATGCTTCTCTATTCCAAAAACTAGCTCTTTTACATATGCTATCGACCGTGTCATTGATACATTTATTGGAACGCTGTTTGCTATCTTATGGAACTATCTAATAAAATCACCATTAGAAGATAAAGAAGAAACCTTAGAAGAAAAGAAAGAAACCTTAGCTAAAAAGAAACAGGATATTAACATTTTAGAACAAGAAATTCAAGCACTAGAAAAAAATATCCCACCAGATAACTCATTAGATTAA
- a CDS encoding aromatic acid exporter family protein, whose translation MKIGLRTIKTALTASIGIWLASYLGFKYASTAGVVAILSVTNTKRSSVKIGLGRLLAFMLATIMAYFWYHVIGYNPLAYCLLLLFYIPIAGKWKMPEIVPINSVLMTHFLNEKSMAPWLVFNAFGLLFIGVTLALIANLHMPSVKEDIEENKQVVDKTIQKLLMQFSEMLYRKDVENECNALLEGLSKSIKQGKQLSKRHMENQLLSQDEYYLSYFDMRLRQFETLEDMNELIKQIDVDKDVAESVETLLLNIAETYAEDNNALSLKEDVLEVFQMYETKSLPTSRTEFENRAKLYQLLLQIQTFIDIKVNFSQMNEKML comes from the coding sequence ATGAAAATTGGATTACGTACCATAAAAACTGCTTTAACAGCATCTATCGGGATTTGGTTAGCAAGCTATTTGGGGTTTAAATACGCCTCAACAGCAGGGGTCGTGGCGATTTTAAGTGTGACAAATACGAAACGTTCATCTGTTAAGATAGGACTTGGTAGGCTGTTAGCATTTATGCTAGCAACAATTATGGCTTATTTCTGGTATCACGTAATAGGATATAATCCATTAGCCTATTGTTTGCTATTATTATTTTATATTCCGATTGCTGGTAAATGGAAAATGCCTGAAATTGTCCCAATCAATTCAGTTCTAATGACTCATTTTTTAAATGAAAAATCAATGGCTCCGTGGTTAGTTTTTAATGCATTTGGTTTGTTGTTTATCGGGGTGACCTTAGCACTTATTGCTAATTTACATATGCCTAGTGTAAAAGAAGATATCGAAGAAAATAAACAGGTAGTTGATAAAACAATCCAAAAATTATTGATGCAGTTTTCAGAGATGCTTTATAGAAAAGATGTAGAAAATGAATGTAATGCTTTACTTGAAGGATTATCTAAATCGATTAAACAGGGAAAGCAATTATCAAAACGTCATATGGAAAATCAGTTGTTATCACAAGATGAGTATTACTTAAGTTATTTTGATATGAGATTACGTCAATTTGAAACATTAGAAGATATGAATGAGTTAATTAAACAAATTGATGTCGATAAAGATGTCGCAGAAAGTGTGGAAACGTTACTATTAAATATCGCAGAAACTTATGCTGAAGACAATAATGCGTTATCTTTAAAAGAAGATGTATTAGAAGTATTCCAAATGTATGAAACAAAATCATTACCAACATCACGAACAGAATTTGAAAACCGTGCGAAATTATATCAATTGTTATTACAAATTCAAACATTTATTGATATTAAAGTAAACTTTAGTCAAATGAATGAAAAAATGTTGTAG
- a CDS encoding D-alanyl-D-alanine carboxypeptidase family protein produces the protein MAKKIFIGIISCFIALGLWVKVGDNQKAVEKTTQTDQIKEPVQSTAKSDETYPGNATDWDLILVNKDNKIEKEPTNLKELPNGEKIDSRIFGTFNAMVNAADKKGFKIVTISGYRSVAEQRAIVERDIASYKAQGFSDEEAKKKAMEYLTEPGLSEHHTGLAIDILDQDWYNKGNMLEGEFGDTDAGKWIEENACQYGFIVRYEKGKESITGINYEPWHIRYVGKANALYMKKHNLSLEEYVEMIKK, from the coding sequence ATGGCTAAAAAAATATTCATCGGTATTATCAGTTGTTTTATTGCACTGGGATTATGGGTTAAAGTTGGGGATAACCAAAAAGCAGTAGAAAAAACAACTCAAACAGATCAGATAAAAGAGCCAGTTCAATCTACAGCAAAATCAGATGAGACGTATCCAGGAAACGCAACAGATTGGGATCTTATTTTAGTTAATAAAGATAATAAGATTGAAAAAGAACCAACTAATTTAAAAGAATTACCTAATGGTGAAAAAATTGATAGTCGTATCTTTGGTACATTTAATGCAATGGTGAATGCTGCTGACAAAAAAGGATTTAAAATAGTGACTATCTCAGGCTATCGATCCGTAGCAGAACAAAGGGCGATTGTAGAGCGAGACATTGCAAGCTATAAAGCACAAGGCTTTTCTGATGAAGAAGCAAAGAAAAAAGCAATGGAATATTTAACAGAACCAGGATTGAGTGAACATCATACTGGTTTAGCTATTGATATTTTGGATCAAGATTGGTACAACAAAGGTAATATGCTAGAAGGTGAATTTGGTGATACAGATGCTGGAAAGTGGATTGAAGAAAATGCTTGTCAATATGGGTTTATTGTTCGCTATGAAAAAGGTAAAGAGTCAATAACAGGTATTAATTATGAGCCATGGCATATTCGTTATGTCGGTAAAGCTAATGCCTTATATATGAAAAAACACAACTTGTCGCTAGAAGAATATGTTGAAATGATTAAAAAGTAG
- a CDS encoding glycoside hydrolase family 73 protein, translated as MAKKYTRRYGNQRKVTLPLILSLLLLMVGLIVFLLSLRGLSDTTPMTQSDVSNSTDKQAFIEEIVPVAKEMQASHGIMPSIVLAQAILESDWGTSELSAKYNNLFGIKSFSANDHSVKLETKEYKDGKWETIKANFKVYASWSDCIRDHTLLFVQGVDWDPYLYQGVLLADDYQTAARALQVAGYATDPGYADKLISLIEEHHLNQYD; from the coding sequence ATGGCGAAAAAATATACAAGAAGATATGGCAATCAACGTAAAGTAACGTTACCCTTAATACTAAGTTTGTTACTTTTAATGGTTGGATTAATTGTTTTTTTATTAAGTCTAAGAGGATTAAGTGATACCACTCCAATGACACAATCAGATGTGTCAAATTCTACAGATAAACAGGCTTTTATTGAAGAAATTGTTCCGGTTGCTAAAGAGATGCAAGCTAGTCATGGTATTATGCCAAGTATTGTTTTAGCTCAAGCTATTTTAGAATCAGATTGGGGAACAAGTGAGTTAAGTGCTAAATATAATAATTTATTTGGTATTAAGTCTTTTAGTGCCAATGATCATTCAGTAAAACTTGAAACAAAAGAGTATAAAGATGGTAAATGGGAAACTATTAAAGCAAACTTTAAAGTATATGCTAGTTGGTCTGATTGTATTAGAGATCATACGTTGTTGTTTGTACAAGGCGTGGATTGGGACCCTTATTTATATCAAGGGGTGTTATTAGCAGATGATTATCAGACTGCAGCTAGAGCTTTACAAGTTGCTGGATATGCTACAGATCCAGGCTATGCTGATAAGTTAATATCTCTCATTGAAGAACATCATTTAAATCAATATGATTGA
- a CDS encoding hydrolase produces the protein MNREKRIAPEIVTNLRKDLINVPNVIRNCSGIRIYGKRIKSICYSTDIAIIRNIDADAVIAVYPFTPHPTITKAIIEAADVPVFSGVGGGLTQGNRSVNMSMFAEANGSLGVVVNAPTPKETIYDISQTIDIPIIGTITSEFTDIDEKIAAGVQILNVSGGKHTAHIVRMIRERYPLFPIMATGGPTEESIMETIEAGANAITYTPPSNGMLFSKKMQNYRAIEREDSNED, from the coding sequence ATGAATAGAGAAAAACGTATTGCCCCTGAAATTGTCACAAATTTAAGAAAAGATTTAATCAATGTCCCAAACGTCATTCGAAATTGTTCAGGAATAAGAATTTATGGAAAACGAATTAAATCAATCTGCTATTCAACTGATATAGCTATTATTCGTAATATTGATGCAGATGCTGTGATAGCCGTTTACCCATTTACACCACATCCAACGATTACTAAAGCAATTATTGAAGCAGCAGATGTTCCTGTTTTTTCGGGTGTTGGTGGTGGTTTAACTCAAGGAAATCGCTCAGTTAATATGAGTATGTTTGCAGAAGCAAATGGTTCTCTAGGTGTCGTTGTGAATGCACCTACACCTAAGGAGACAATTTATGATATCTCACAGACCATTGATATCCCCATTATTGGAACAATAACATCGGAATTTACCGACATTGATGAAAAGATTGCAGCTGGTGTTCAGATTTTAAATGTTAGCGGTGGTAAACACACTGCTCATATTGTTCGAATGATTCGAGAAAGATACCCATTATTTCCTATTATGGCAACAGGAGGACCAACGGAAGAATCAATTATGGAAACCATTGAAGCTGGAGCGAATGCTATTACTTATACACCACCTTCAAACGGTATGTTATTTAGTAAAAAAATGCAGAATTATCGAGCAATAGAACGTGAAGACAGTAATGAAGACTAG
- a CDS encoding DUF1149 family protein produces MELKRQQEFVQSYHYDALPQDHSEETSINVSLNPFEITDEMTIDAENNSILGLRVEFKIILDNVAISGDVAQFVQTVGRKVDKIEDLTSEEVNTLVQPLFVLIERLTYEVTEIALDKPGVQLNFSQEG; encoded by the coding sequence ATGGAATTAAAGAGACAACAAGAATTTGTACAGTCATATCATTATGATGCATTACCTCAAGATCATTCTGAAGAAACATCTATTAATGTAAGTTTAAATCCTTTTGAAATTACAGATGAAATGACCATTGATGCAGAAAACAACTCGATTTTAGGGTTGAGAGTCGAATTTAAAATTATATTAGATAATGTTGCCATTAGTGGTGATGTCGCTCAATTTGTTCAAACAGTAGGTAGAAAAGTGGATAAAATTGAAGATTTAACTTCAGAAGAAGTGAACACTTTGGTACAACCTTTATTCGTTTTGATTGAACGATTAACTTATGAAGTAACCGAGATTGCGTTAGACAAACCTGGTGTACAACTTAACTTTTCTCAAGAAGGCTAA
- a CDS encoding Tex family protein yields the protein MQDTQVFDILEKELPNIKRKQIDTVLHLLSEGNTVPFIARYRKEQTGSLDEVEIREIEERHAYIEGLVKRKEEVTRLISEQGKLTKDLEKKINAAKKMQRVEDLYRPFKQKRRTKATIAKENGLEPLADWLLTFPSNGSVEDEAAKYVNEEVKTSEEALSGAHEIIAEVISDEPSYREWLRNMTKQTGLYTTKVKDKSLDEKSVYEMYYDFSEPMKKMVSHRVLAANRGEKEGVLKVAIEIDSNRVYQYFERHLIKSETSIATPYIRSAYEDSYKRFIGPAIEREIRNELTEKADEQAITIFGENLKNLLLQPPLKGKVVLGFDPAYRTGCKLAIVDPTGKLLAVHVIYPHKPANAKKREEAKPEFIKLLEEYKVEMVAIGNGTASRESEAFVSECLKEMKRPVFYVIVNEAGASVYSASDTAREEFPNLQVEERSAVSIGRRLQDPLAELVKIDPKAVGVGQYQHDVSQKRLGEKLDFVIEMVVNQVGVNVNTASAQLLQHVAGLNKTTAKNIVIYREENGEFTSRTSLKKVPRLGPKAYEQSIGFLRIPNAKNILDTTGIHPESYGLVKQLLKELAIDISEIGTEETNAKLEKVSVEQMSETLSVGKETLEDVISALRQPGRDMRDDLAAPILRKDILKMEDLKPGMQLEGTVRNVVDFGAFVDIGVKQDGLVHISKLSQSYIKHPTDVVAVGDVVTVWIVDVDVQKQRITLTMIDPTQK from the coding sequence ATGCAAGATACACAAGTTTTTGATATTTTAGAAAAAGAGTTACCCAATATAAAAAGAAAACAAATCGATACCGTGTTGCACTTATTAAGTGAAGGAAATACGGTTCCTTTTATTGCACGTTACCGTAAAGAACAAACGGGAAGTCTTGATGAAGTAGAAATTCGAGAAATTGAAGAACGCCATGCTTATATTGAGGGATTAGTCAAACGTAAAGAAGAAGTTACTCGATTAATCAGTGAACAAGGAAAATTGACGAAAGATTTAGAGAAAAAAATTAACGCTGCTAAAAAAATGCAACGAGTGGAAGATTTATATCGCCCCTTTAAACAAAAACGTCGAACTAAAGCGACCATTGCAAAAGAAAATGGTCTTGAGCCGCTAGCTGATTGGCTATTGACATTTCCAAGCAATGGGTCCGTTGAAGATGAAGCAGCTAAATACGTTAATGAAGAAGTTAAAACATCTGAAGAAGCTTTATCTGGAGCACATGAAATTATCGCTGAAGTGATTAGTGATGAGCCATCTTACCGTGAATGGTTACGTAATATGACGAAACAAACAGGTCTTTATACCACAAAAGTAAAAGATAAATCATTGGACGAGAAAAGTGTGTATGAAATGTATTATGATTTTTCTGAACCAATGAAAAAAATGGTATCACATAGAGTACTTGCGGCTAATCGTGGTGAAAAGGAAGGTGTGTTGAAAGTTGCGATTGAAATAGATAGCAACCGAGTATACCAGTATTTCGAACGTCACTTAATTAAGAGTGAGACAAGTATTGCAACACCTTATATACGCTCAGCTTATGAAGATAGTTATAAACGATTTATAGGACCGGCAATTGAACGAGAAATACGGAATGAATTGACTGAAAAAGCAGATGAACAAGCCATTACTATTTTTGGTGAAAATTTAAAAAATTTATTATTACAACCCCCTTTAAAAGGGAAAGTTGTATTAGGGTTTGACCCGGCTTATCGCACAGGATGTAAGCTAGCTATTGTTGACCCAACAGGTAAACTATTGGCTGTTCATGTGATTTATCCACATAAACCAGCTAATGCCAAAAAACGTGAAGAAGCTAAGCCGGAGTTCATTAAATTATTAGAGGAATACAAAGTTGAAATGGTGGCAATCGGTAACGGGACGGCTAGCCGTGAATCAGAAGCATTTGTTTCAGAGTGCTTGAAAGAAATGAAACGTCCTGTTTTTTATGTGATTGTTAATGAGGCAGGAGCATCAGTATACTCAGCTAGTGATACGGCACGAGAAGAATTCCCAAATTTACAAGTTGAAGAACGAAGTGCTGTTAGTATCGGTCGCCGCTTGCAAGATCCATTAGCAGAATTAGTAAAAATTGATCCAAAAGCAGTAGGAGTGGGGCAATACCAACATGATGTCTCACAAAAACGCTTAGGAGAAAAACTTGATTTCGTTATTGAAATGGTTGTTAACCAAGTTGGAGTCAATGTTAATACAGCAAGTGCCCAACTTTTACAGCATGTGGCTGGATTAAATAAAACAACGGCAAAAAACATTGTGATTTATCGCGAAGAAAACGGTGAATTTACTAGCCGTACTAGCCTGAAAAAAGTACCACGCCTAGGACCAAAAGCCTATGAACAATCAATCGGATTTTTACGTATTCCAAATGCTAAAAATATTTTAGATACAACAGGTATTCACCCTGAAAGTTATGGATTAGTAAAACAATTATTAAAAGAACTAGCGATTGATATATCAGAAATTGGGACTGAGGAAACAAATGCGAAATTAGAAAAAGTATCTGTTGAACAAATGAGTGAGACATTATCAGTTGGTAAAGAAACACTAGAAGATGTAATCAGTGCGCTAAGACAACCTGGACGAGATATGCGTGATGATTTAGCTGCGCCCATTTTAAGAAAAGATATTCTCAAAATGGAAGATTTAAAACCCGGGATGCAATTAGAAGGAACAGTCCGAAATGTGGTTGATTTTGGTGCATTTGTGGATATTGGAGTGAAACAAGATGGTTTAGTTCATATCTCAAAATTAAGCCAATCATACATTAAGCATCCAACAGATGTCGTGGCAGTTGGAGATGTTGTGACAGTGTGGATAGTAGATGTAGACGTCCAAAAACAACGCATCACATTGACAATGATTGATCCAACTCAAAAATAA
- a CDS encoding SprT family protein: MNDGELQSLVEKTSLMYFGKPFCHQASFNKRLKTTGGRYHLDSHQLDFNPKILVVYDERVLIGIIKHELCHYHLHLENKGYQHKDKEFKELLNHVAGLRFTPPLCEKKQSKFYMIECCQCHKQFQRKKRLNLAKYRCQCGGKLIYLTK; encoded by the coding sequence ATGAATGATGGTGAATTACAGTCTTTGGTGGAAAAAACGTCTCTAATGTATTTTGGTAAACCATTTTGTCATCAAGCATCATTTAATAAACGGTTAAAAACAACTGGTGGACGGTATCATTTAGACTCCCACCAGTTAGATTTTAATCCTAAAATATTAGTGGTTTATGATGAACGAGTACTGATAGGGATTATTAAGCACGAACTCTGTCATTATCATCTTCATTTAGAGAATAAGGGTTATCAACATAAAGACAAAGAGTTTAAAGAGTTATTAAACCACGTTGCTGGGTTACGATTTACACCACCACTTTGTGAGAAGAAACAATCAAAGTTTTACATGATTGAATGTTGTCAATGTCATAAACAGTTTCAACGAAAGAAGCGTTTAAATTTGGCAAAGTATCGTTGCCAGTGTGGTGGGAAATTAATTTATTTAACAAAATAA
- a CDS encoding DUF72 domain-containing protein, translating to MIEIGLTTFKEHGKLLNKSFLALSDYASLFPVVEMNTSFYGIKQPTVSQKWVDETPESFSFSVKAFKVMTKHAKIEEFYQSEEEMDDAFKLFLMPLIQQNRLSTILCQFPSFFICNKPNVEYLRKLRLRFKEFPMAIEFRSGTWYNDSVKQDMIEFMKQYHYTLVTVDEPQVAHHSVPFLPKVTTKDYAYLRLHGRNKRYWTEKSGDWRKKRTLYRYSDSELNELAKDIKQIEAKKIVVVFNNNSGGDAGENALTLKNMLAIDYKGLNPTQLNLF from the coding sequence TTGATAGAAATAGGTCTAACCACATTTAAAGAGCATGGGAAATTATTGAACAAATCATTTTTAGCGTTATCTGACTACGCGTCTTTATTTCCAGTGGTAGAAATGAATACCTCTTTTTATGGGATTAAACAACCAACTGTTAGCCAAAAATGGGTAGATGAGACACCTGAAAGTTTTTCATTTAGTGTCAAAGCGTTCAAAGTCATGACGAAACACGCTAAAATAGAAGAGTTTTATCAAAGTGAAGAAGAGATGGATGACGCATTTAAATTGTTTTTAATGCCTTTGATTCAACAAAATCGATTATCAACGATATTGTGTCAGTTTCCGAGTTTTTTTATTTGTAATAAACCAAATGTGGAGTATCTTCGTAAGTTAAGATTACGATTCAAAGAGTTTCCTATGGCAATCGAATTTCGAAGTGGCACATGGTACAACGACTCTGTCAAACAAGATATGATTGAGTTTATGAAACAGTATCACTACACATTAGTGACAGTAGATGAACCACAAGTCGCTCATCACTCGGTGCCATTTTTACCTAAAGTAACTACAAAAGATTATGCTTATTTGAGATTACATGGAAGAAATAAACGCTACTGGACAGAAAAATCAGGAGATTGGCGAAAAAAGAGAACGCTCTATCGTTATTCAGATAGTGAGTTAAACGAATTGGCAAAGGACATTAAACAAATAGAAGCTAAAAAAATAGTTGTTGTGTTTAATAATAATTCAGGGGGAGATGCAGGTGAGAATGCCTTAACTTTAAAAAATATGTTAGCCATTGATTATAAAGGGTTGAATCCGACGCAATTAAATTTATTTTAA